In Alistipes ihumii AP11, a genomic segment contains:
- a CDS encoding M23 family metallopeptidase has product MKRKIVVLLPLAAAAALCTAWIASSGTDEPLPSERTVRTSSEARTGEDKPSEFSESSPAPSASAANEASRVEPAAVSGQATAPSGQAIGYASPLNIPLRLSANYGELRGGHFHAGIDIKTQGVIGKPVFAMDDGYVSRINVSPGGFGKALYITHPDGRMTVYGHLERFTEPIEAYVHELQYARKTFALDFAPPETRFPVKRGERIGLSGNRGSSGGPHLHLEVREGAAQRPLNVLARGFLKVPDTIPPVVKKLYYVSVDTVQGIPLHTVRLSLPVGRTASGGYALPDTVPLPVTANGYFAVEAEEKKNGTSNPMGIYEAEVSKDGEPCFSMTVDRIGFELGRYSYAVALYPESRGTRNGVYRLCALPNNPLPIYGKDARRGMLSFEEGRTHRMEITLGDDCKNRSTLAFDVRLASADGTDEEQDRPSGIPVRWNSDYRYGGEGLWFAIPRGALYESILLRMQTKPRPAYGYSPLYTVHTPDVPLHKSIRVSIDASELPEHLQSKALIGSIGADGRRSSAGGLWKEGKVSTDTRSFGTFYIAVDTVPPRIAPAFKADADFGSRETIAVKISDDFSGIGSYSATIDGQWALFELDAKTGTLTHYFDDKRWEKGKTHELVLTVTDNKGNRAVYKKSYRR; this is encoded by the coding sequence ATGAAAAGGAAAATTGTTGTTCTGCTGCCATTGGCTGCGGCCGCTGCTCTCTGCACGGCATGGATCGCCTCGAGCGGTACGGACGAACCGCTTCCGTCGGAGCGGACGGTACGGACGAGCTCGGAAGCACGGACCGGAGAAGACAAACCGAGCGAATTTTCCGAGTCCTCGCCCGCCCCGTCCGCAAGCGCGGCAAACGAAGCGAGCAGAGTCGAGCCGGCCGCCGTTTCAGGACAAGCGACGGCGCCAAGCGGACAGGCGATCGGCTACGCTTCGCCGCTGAATATTCCGCTGCGGCTGTCGGCCAACTACGGCGAACTGCGCGGAGGCCATTTCCACGCGGGGATCGACATCAAGACGCAGGGCGTGATCGGCAAGCCCGTCTTCGCCATGGACGACGGCTATGTCTCGCGCATCAACGTCTCGCCGGGCGGATTCGGCAAGGCGCTCTACATCACGCACCCCGACGGACGGATGACGGTATACGGCCACTTGGAGCGCTTCACCGAGCCGATCGAAGCCTACGTCCATGAGCTGCAATACGCCCGCAAAACGTTCGCCCTCGACTTCGCCCCGCCCGAGACGCGTTTCCCGGTCAAACGCGGCGAGCGCATCGGGCTGTCAGGCAACCGGGGTTCGTCGGGAGGACCGCACCTGCATCTGGAAGTGCGCGAAGGAGCGGCGCAGAGACCGCTGAACGTACTGGCGCGCGGATTCCTGAAAGTGCCCGACACGATCCCGCCCGTCGTCAAGAAGCTTTACTACGTATCCGTCGATACGGTCCAGGGCATTCCCCTGCACACCGTACGGCTGAGCCTTCCCGTCGGCCGGACGGCCTCGGGCGGATACGCGCTGCCCGATACGGTCCCCCTGCCCGTCACGGCGAACGGATACTTCGCCGTCGAGGCCGAGGAGAAAAAGAACGGTACGAGCAACCCGATGGGCATTTACGAGGCCGAAGTGTCGAAAGACGGGGAACCTTGCTTCTCGATGACGGTCGACCGGATCGGCTTCGAGTTGGGCCGCTACTCGTACGCCGTCGCGCTTTACCCCGAATCGCGCGGCACGCGCAACGGAGTGTACCGCCTTTGCGCCCTGCCCAACAATCCGCTGCCGATCTACGGCAAGGACGCTCGCAGGGGCATGCTCTCATTCGAGGAGGGACGCACGCACAGAATGGAAATCACGCTCGGCGACGACTGCAAAAACCGCTCGACGCTCGCGTTCGACGTCCGCCTCGCGTCGGCGGACGGAACGGACGAGGAACAAGACAGGCCCTCGGGCATCCCGGTGCGCTGGAACAGCGACTACCGCTACGGAGGCGAGGGTCTTTGGTTCGCCATTCCCCGGGGAGCGCTCTACGAATCGATTCTGCTGCGCATGCAAACCAAACCCCGACCCGCCTACGGATACTCTCCGCTGTATACGGTCCACACGCCGGACGTGCCGCTGCACAAGAGCATCCGGGTCAGCATCGACGCATCGGAGCTGCCCGAGCATCTGCAAAGCAAGGCCCTGATCGGCTCGATAGGCGCCGACGGACGGCGCAGCTCGGCCGGCGGCTTGTGGAAAGAGGGCAAGGTGAGCACCGACACCCGCTCTTTCGGAACGTTCTACATAGCCGTCGACACCGTTCCGCCCCGCATAGCTCCCGCCTTCAAGGCCGACGCCGACTTCGGGTCGCGGGAAACGATCGCTGTGAAAATAAGCGACGACTTCTCGGGCATCGGCTCCTACTCGGCCACGATCGACGGCCAGTGGGCCCTGTTCGAGCTCGACGCCAAAACAGGGACGCTGACGCACTATTTCGACGACAAGCGCTGGGAGAAGGGCAAGACCCACGAACTGGTGCTGACCGTGACGGACAACAAGGGAAACCGGGCCGTCTACAAAAAGAGCTACAGGCGGTAG
- a CDS encoding HAD family hydrolase: MAYDGIIFDFNGTLFFDSDKQEQAWHTVSRQLRGKGFTSEEMYERVHGRSSRSIFEYLLRKPLTQEQVWELIERKETIYRELCLQDEERFRLAPGAAELLDWLCEHDIPHTIATASEIRNVRFFREHFGLDRWFDPRRIVYDDGTFSGKPAPDIYLRAAERIGLSPSRCIVAEDARSGIEAARRAGAGMIVAVASTMDRGTVGRIEGVDVVIDRFDRLDRNLFVQYPKA, encoded by the coding sequence ATGGCATACGACGGAATCATTTTCGACTTCAACGGAACGCTGTTCTTCGACTCCGACAAGCAAGAGCAGGCATGGCATACCGTATCGCGACAACTACGCGGAAAAGGTTTTACCTCCGAAGAAATGTACGAGCGGGTACACGGACGCTCGTCGCGCTCGATCTTCGAATACCTGCTCCGGAAACCGCTGACCCAAGAGCAGGTCTGGGAACTGATCGAACGCAAGGAAACGATCTACCGCGAACTCTGCCTGCAGGACGAGGAGCGCTTCCGTCTGGCTCCCGGAGCCGCCGAACTGCTGGACTGGCTCTGCGAGCACGACATCCCGCATACGATCGCAACGGCTTCGGAAATACGCAATGTACGGTTCTTCAGGGAGCATTTCGGGTTGGACCGCTGGTTCGATCCGAGGCGAATCGTCTACGACGACGGCACGTTTTCAGGCAAGCCGGCGCCGGATATCTACCTCCGGGCCGCCGAACGGATCGGGTTGTCCCCTTCCCGGTGCATCGTGGCCGAGGACGCCCGTTCGGGTATCGAAGCGGCACGGAGAGCCGGCGCCGGCATGATCGTCGCCGTCGCCTCGACCATGGACCGCGGGACGGTAGGCCGGATCGAAGGCGTGGACGTCGTGATCGACCGCTTCGACCGACTCGACCGGAATCTGTTCGTTCAATATCCGAAAGCATAG